One Elaeis guineensis isolate ETL-2024a chromosome 10, EG11, whole genome shotgun sequence genomic window carries:
- the LOC105052656 gene encoding probable histone H2A.2, protein MAGRGKAIGSGASKKAMSRSSKAGLQFPVGRIARFLKAGKYAERVGAGAPVYLAAVLEYLAAEVLELAGNAARDNKKTRIVPRHIQLAVRNDEELSKLLGTVTIANGGVMPNIHNLLLPKKAGGSSKSGPADDDS, encoded by the exons ATGGCCGGAAGAGGGAAGGCTATTGGTTCTGGTGCCTCGAAGAAGGCGATGTCGAGGAGCAGTAAGGCGGGGCTCCAGTTCCCCGTTGGTAGGATCGCCCGATTTCTCAAGGCCGGCAAGTACGCCGAACGCGTCGGCGCCGGCGCTCCCGTCTATCTTGCCGCCGTCCTCGAGTACCTCGCCGCTGAG GTCTTGGAGCTCGCTGGAAACGCGGCGAGGGACAACAAGAAGACTAGGATTGTCCCGAGGCACATCCAATTGGCGGTGAGGAACGACGAGGAACTGTCCAAGCTACTGGGGACCGTGACCATTGCTAACGGTGGTGTGATGCCGAACATCCACAACCTCCTCCTCCCCAAGAAGGCCGGCGGCTCCTCCAAGTCTGGTCCTGCTGATGATGATAGCTAA